The following nucleotide sequence is from Pseudonocardia sp. C8.
TCGGGCGAGGGCTTGAGCACGACCGTGCAGCCCGCCGCCAGCGCCGGCGCGATCTTGATCATCGCCAGGACCTGCGGGTAGTTCAACGGCGTGATCGCCCCGACCACACCGACCGGCTCCCGGCGCACGATCGTCGCCCCGGAGGCGCTCGGGCGAGCCACCTCCAGCGGCGTCTGCTCGATCACGTCGGCGTAGATGTTCAGGAGGGCGGCGGGCGCGGCCCCGTTGAACGCTCCGGACAGCGTGATCGGCATGCCGTTCTCGCGGCTGACCAGCGTCGACGTGCCGTCGGCCCGGGCGGCCAGTGCCTCGGCGAAGCGGCGCATCACCGCTGCGCGCTCGGCGGGCGTGGTGCGGCCCCACGGGCCCTCGTCGAGTGCACGGCGGGCGGCATTGACGGCGGCGTCGATATCGGCGTCGGTGCCCATCGCGGCGGTACCGAACAACTCCCCCGTCGCGGCCTCGAGCGCGCGGTGGGTCTCGCTGCCGCGAGGCTCCACCCACTCACCGTCGATGTAGAAGCGGGTGCGGTCCAGCTCGGTCCGCGACTCTGCGGCGAGACTCATGTGTGCAGCTCCTTTGATGTCGGATTCATCATTCGTCCGTGGTGTGGATCAGCGAGGTGGGCACCGACGCCGAGGGCACACCGAGCGCACGGTGGAAGCCGTCGGGGACGAGCAAGTGGTCGGGTTCCAGCTCGTGGACCGAGGACAGCCCCAGGCCCAGGAGGGCCGAGTCGATGCCGCTGCGCAGGATGTCCAGGACGTTCTCGACGCCGGCCTGGCCGTTGGCTGCCAGGCCCCACAGGTACGCCCGGCCGATCATCACCGCGCGGGCACCCAGCGCGAGCGCCTTCACCACGTCCGAGCCGCGCCGGATGCCCCCGTCGAGCAGCACCTCGACCTGGTCCCCGACGGCGGCCGCGACGGGGGCGACCATCCGGATCGCGGCGGGTGTCCCGTCGAGGTTGTTGCCGCCGTGGTTGGACACCGAGATCGCCGTGACCCCCGCGTCCACCGCCCGCCGGGCGTCGTCGACCCGGCACACGCCCTTCAACACGAACGGGCCCCCACCGAGCTGCTCCCACTGCTCGCGCATCCACGCCACGTCGTCCCACGACGGCGGCGGCGTGGTCATCCACTCGTAGTAGGCGGTGAAGAACGTCGGTGCCGCGCCACCGGGTGGGGCGAGGTTCGGTGCGGTCAGGTCGGGGATGCCCGCCCGGGCGAACCGGGCGGCCCACCGCGGACGGACCACGACCTGTGGCGCCATCCGGATCATCGTCCTGAGGTCGACCTTCTCCGGGATCTCCGGACTCCCCCAGTCCCGACCCATCGAGAACGACCAGTCCAGCGTGGCGATCAGGCCAACCGCACCGGCGGCCCTGGCCCGCTGCATCCGTTGGATCATCACATCCCGGGAGCCGGTCCAGTACATCTGGAACAGCGTCTGCGGGTTCGCCGCAACGGCTTCCTCGACGGACTTGCTCGCGAAGTTGCTCAGCGCCATCAGAGTGCCGCGGGCAGCGGCGGCCCGCGCGACGGCGACCTCTCCGTCCGGATGCACGGCCTGCACCCCCGTCGGGGAGATCATCACCGGAAGCGCGATCTCCTGTCCCAGCACGGTGGTCGTCATCGCTCGCTCGGCGCGGTGCCCCGCCACATGCGGGGCGAACCCGATCTCCCGGAACGCGGCCTCGTTATCCTCGACGGTCTGGCCGCGTTCGGAGCCCGCGACCAGGGCCCCGTACACGGGGGCCGGGAGGCACTTGCGCGCGCGGCGCTGCGCCACCGCGACCGACTCGAACCAGGGATTCTGCCGCCAGGGGTTCTGCAGCCAGTTCGGCTTGGGCACGACGGGTCCTTTCCGATCGGTACCGACAGGTCGTGCAGGAGGGTGCGGAGCTCAGGTCCGGTCGCGCACGTAGCGGCCGGGTGCCGGGTCGAGGACCGGGTGGGTGGTGGAACCCAGCTCGGCCGGAGCGGTGGTGCACTCGCCGGCGTGCGGGTCGAGCCAGGTCGTCCAGGCTTCCCACCAGCTGCCCTGCTGGCGGGTGGCGCCGGCCCACCACGCGTCCGGGTCGGGTCCGGGCGGGCCGCCGGTCCAGTAGTGCGCCTTCGGGTTGCCGGGCGGGTTGACCAGGCTGGCGATGTGCCCGGAGTAGCTGAGCACGAACGTGCTCTGGCCGCCGACGAGCTGGGTGGTGCGGTAGCAGCCCTTCCACGGGGTGAGGTGGTCGGTGACCGCGCCGGTCACGAAGGTGGGCACGGTGATGTCCTTGAGGTGCACCGGGCTGCCGAGCACGGTGAGCCCCCCGGGTGTGACCAGCAGGTTGTCCCGGAAGACGTCCAGGAACTGGCAGTGCAGCGCGCCGGGCAGGTTGGTTCCGTCGGCGTTCCAGGCCAGCACGTCGAACGCGGGCGGCTTGTCGCCCATGAGGTAGTTGTTGACCACGTAGTTGAACACCAGGTCGTCGGGGCGCATCCAGGTGAACGCCGCGCCCATCTGCCGGCTGGTGATGATCCCCGTCCGGCGCGACCGCTCCCGCGCCAGGCGCAGCAGCCCGGCGCTCTGGAACGCCGCGATCGGGGCCTGCTCGCCGAAGTCGAGCAGGGTGACCCCGTAGGACATGCTGCGCACCCGCCGGTCACCGGTGGCGGCGAGGTGGTTGAGCACGGTGGTGGCGATGATCCCGCCCGCGCAGAACCCGACGAGGTTCACGTCGTCGCTGCCGGTGATCTCGCGGACCGTGTCGATCGCGGACGACACCCGGGCGGCGTAGGTGTCGAGGTCCCAGTCGCCCTGCTCGGCGGTCGGGTTGCGCCAGCTGAGCAGGAACGTCTGCAGCTCCTGGCCGACCGCGTACTCGACGAAGCTGCGGCCCGGGCGCAAGTCCAGGAAGTAGTACCGCCCGATCGGCGGCGGCACGACCAGCACCGGCCGCCGGCGTACCCGTTCGGTGCTCGGCCGGTACTGGATCAGCTCGCCCACGGGTTCGCGGTCCACGACCGCGCCCGGTGTCGCCGCGAGGTCGCGGCCCACCTCGAACACCCCGCGCTCCACCATCGACGGCATCCCGCCGTTGTGCCGCACGTCGCCGGCGATGTTGCGCAGCCCGCGCAGCAGGCTCCGCCCTCCGGTGTCGAAGGCGCGTTTGAGCGCCGCCGGATTGGTGGGCAGGAAGTTCGTCGGGGCGAGGGCGCTGGTCAGGATGCCGGTGGCGAACCGGGCCTGCTCGACTCGGTGGGGGTCGGTGCCGCGCTCGGCCAGCGCGTCGGTCAGGTTGTCCACCGCACGCGTGGTGGCGAGGTAGCCGCGTCCGATCCGGTCGTAGACCGGGTTCTGCGACCACGCCGGGTCGGTGAACCGCCGGTCGCCCTTGGCCGGTGCGACCGAGGAGCGGCCCAGCGCGACCCGCACGAGCTCCCCGCCCAGTGCCGCGGCCTCGCGGGCGACGACCTGTCCCTGGCCCAGCGCCGCGGCCAGGCCACCGACCGCCTCCCCGAGCGACGGCATGCCGACCACCTCACCGCCGTCCGCGGTCGCGGCGGCGTCCGGGGGCGTGTCCGCGTTCCCGTCCCGATCGCCGTGAGGACGATCGCCCCGCCGCCGGCCGGCCATCACCGGCCGGCTTCGGCGTCGGCGTCGACCAGGCCGGCGTACTGCTCGCGCAGGTCGCGCTTGAGCACCTTGCCGCTGGGGTTCTTGGGAAGCGACTCCGCGAGGACGACGTACTTCGGGCGCTTGTACGGCGCGAGCGTGGCCCGGGCAAAGTCCCGCACGTCGTCGACCGACAGCGTGCTGCCGTCCCGGGGAACGACGGCCGCGGCCACGGCCTCGATCCAGTGCGGGTGGCTGATCCCGAACACGGCGACCTCCGCCACCCCGCCGAGCTCGTAGAGCGCCTCCTCGACCTCGCGGCTGGCGACGTTCTCGCCCCCGGTCTTGATCATGTCCTTCTTGCGGTCGACGATCGTGAGACAGCCGTCGGCGGTCATGACGCCGAGGTCACCGGAGTGGAACCAGCCGCCCGCGAACGCCTCCGCCGTCTTCGCCTCGTCCTGGTAGTAGCCAAGCATGGCGTGCGAGCTGCGGTGCACGATCTCGCCGACCTCGCCGGGCGCGACCGGGCGGTCGTCGTCGTCGACGATGACCGTCTCCACGTTCAGTGCGGGCCGGCCCGCACTGCCCGCCCGTTCCAGCTGCTCGTCCGGCCCCAGGATCGCGGCCACCGGTGCCAGCTCGGTCTGGCCGTAGAAGTTCCACAACGCCACGTCGGGAAGCCGCTCCTGGATCTCCCGGAGCACCTCGACCGGCATCGGCGATGCCCCGTAGTAGCCCTTCCGCAGCGAGGAGAGATCCGCGGTGTCGAAGTCGGGGTGACGCAGCAGCGAGATCCACACCGTCGGCGGGCAGAACAGCTTGGTCACCTTCTCCCGCTCGATCGTGGCCAGCAGGGTGGCGGGATCCGGGCCGGGCAGGATGACCGACGTCGCGCCGAGGTAGACGTCCGGGCCGAAGAAGCAGTCCAGCTGCGCGCAGTGGTACATCGGCAGCGAGTGCACCTCGACGTCGTCGGCGGACATCCCGCCGCCGACGATGCAGCTGACGTACTGGGAGATCAGCGATCGGGAGGTGAGGAGCACGCCCTTCGGCCGGGACTCGGTGCCGGAGGTGTACATCAGGCGGAGCGGGTCGTCGTCGTTCACGGCGACGTCCGGCGGCTCGACCGGTCCGGCGCCCCACCACGGATCGACGTCCTCCCAGCCCTCGGCCGCGCCGCAGCCGGACGGGGAGATCCGCCCGCGGACCCCGCCCGTGACACCCGCGGTGGCCAGCGCCTTCTCCGCGGTGGGCACCAGGGCGTCCTCGACGATCATGCCGCCGGCGCCGGAGTGAGTCAGGATGTAGGCGATCTCGTCGGCGCCCAGCATGAAGTTCACCGGCACCAGCACCACGCCGAGCTTCGCGGTCGCGTACACGAGCACGGCGTACTGCCAGCAGTTGTGCGACAGCACCGCGAGCCGGTCACCCTTGACCAGGCCGCGGTCGGTCAGCGCGTGCGCGCACCGGTTGACGGCGGTGTCGAACTCGGCGTAGGTCACCCGGAGATCCCCGGCCACGACGGCGAGCTTGCCGGGCGTGCGGCGGACGGTGCGGTTCAGCAGGTCACCGATGCCCTGGCGGCGGGCACGCGCGGCGAGGGCGGTCGTCTCGGGGGTGAAGGAGGTGTCCATGGCGCTCTCCGGCTTCGCTGACGGATGGAACGGCAGGCCCGGCCCCTCTGCGGGCCCGGGCCTGCCGGGTCTGGGACTACTCGAAGACGATCATTCCGCGGATGTTGCGGCCGGCGTGCATGTCCTCGTACGCCTTGGCCACCTGGTCGAGCGAGTACTCGGTGGTGACGAGCTCGTCCAACTTGAGCTGCCCCGCCTGGTACATGCGCAGCAGGCTCGGGATGTCCCGGCGCGGGTTGGACTCCCCGAACAGCGATCCCTGCAGCCGCTTCTGGAACAGGGTGAGCTCGCCGAGCGCGATCGGGGCGCCGACCGCGGTGATGTCCCCGAGCCCGGTCACGACGACGGTGCCCGCCTTGCGGATCGAGGCGAGGGCCTGCCCGATGTGGTCGCCCTGGAGCACACCGATGGTGACGATGGTCGCGTCGGCGCCCTGACCGTTGGTGAGCGACCGGGCGAAGTCGGCCGCC
It contains:
- the mftD gene encoding pre-mycofactocin synthase MftD (MftD, an enzyme found in the mycofactocin biosynthesis locus, performs an oxidative deamination of 3-amino-5-[(p-hydroxyphenyl)methyl]-4,4-dimethyl-2-pyrrolidinone (AHDP). The resulting compound, now called pre-mycofactocin (PMFT), is a biologically active redox cofactor that can oxidize the non-exchangeable NADH of TIGR03971 family SDR-type oxidoreductases.) encodes the protein MPKPNWLQNPWRQNPWFESVAVAQRRARKCLPAPVYGALVAGSERGQTVEDNEAAFREIGFAPHVAGHRAERAMTTTVLGQEIALPVMISPTGVQAVHPDGEVAVARAAAARGTLMALSNFASKSVEEAVAANPQTLFQMYWTGSRDVMIQRMQRARAAGAVGLIATLDWSFSMGRDWGSPEIPEKVDLRTMIRMAPQVVVRPRWAARFARAGIPDLTAPNLAPPGGAAPTFFTAYYEWMTTPPPSWDDVAWMREQWEQLGGGPFVLKGVCRVDDARRAVDAGVTAISVSNHGGNNLDGTPAAIRMVAPVAAAVGDQVEVLLDGGIRRGSDVVKALALGARAVMIGRAYLWGLAANGQAGVENVLDILRSGIDSALLGLGLSSVHELEPDHLLVPDGFHRALGVPSASVPTSLIHTTDE
- a CDS encoding alpha/beta hydrolase, which produces MPSLGEAVGGLAAALGQGQVVAREAAALGGELVRVALGRSSVAPAKGDRRFTDPAWSQNPVYDRIGRGYLATTRAVDNLTDALAERGTDPHRVEQARFATGILTSALAPTNFLPTNPAALKRAFDTGGRSLLRGLRNIAGDVRHNGGMPSMVERGVFEVGRDLAATPGAVVDREPVGELIQYRPSTERVRRRPVLVVPPPIGRYYFLDLRPGRSFVEYAVGQELQTFLLSWRNPTAEQGDWDLDTYAARVSSAIDTVREITGSDDVNLVGFCAGGIIATTVLNHLAATGDRRVRSMSYGVTLLDFGEQAPIAAFQSAGLLRLARERSRRTGIITSRQMGAAFTWMRPDDLVFNYVVNNYLMGDKPPAFDVLAWNADGTNLPGALHCQFLDVFRDNLLVTPGGLTVLGSPVHLKDITVPTFVTGAVTDHLTPWKGCYRTTQLVGGQSTFVLSYSGHIASLVNPPGNPKAHYWTGGPPGPDPDAWWAGATRQQGSWWEAWTTWLDPHAGECTTAPAELGSTTHPVLDPAPGRYVRDRT
- a CDS encoding acyl-CoA synthetase — encoded protein: MDTSFTPETTALAARARRQGIGDLLNRTVRRTPGKLAVVAGDLRVTYAEFDTAVNRCAHALTDRGLVKGDRLAVLSHNCWQYAVLVYATAKLGVVLVPVNFMLGADEIAYILTHSGAGGMIVEDALVPTAEKALATAGVTGGVRGRISPSGCGAAEGWEDVDPWWGAGPVEPPDVAVNDDDPLRLMYTSGTESRPKGVLLTSRSLISQYVSCIVGGGMSADDVEVHSLPMYHCAQLDCFFGPDVYLGATSVILPGPDPATLLATIEREKVTKLFCPPTVWISLLRHPDFDTADLSSLRKGYYGASPMPVEVLREIQERLPDVALWNFYGQTELAPVAAILGPDEQLERAGSAGRPALNVETVIVDDDDRPVAPGEVGEIVHRSSHAMLGYYQDEAKTAEAFAGGWFHSGDLGVMTADGCLTIVDRKKDMIKTGGENVASREVEEALYELGGVAEVAVFGISHPHWIEAVAAAVVPRDGSTLSVDDVRDFARATLAPYKRPKYVVLAESLPKNPSGKVLKRDLREQYAGLVDADAEAGR